In one window of Arthrobacter pascens DNA:
- a CDS encoding holo-ACP synthase, translating to MIVGIGVDVVDIERFGRQLERTPGLRDRLFVPAERDLNTRSLAARFAAKEAVAKVLGAPAGMNWQDCWIGLDQHGPTIQVKDTVLAVADAKGVKRWHLSMSHDGGIATATVLAEG from the coding sequence ATGATTGTTGGCATAGGCGTAGACGTTGTAGACATCGAGCGGTTCGGCCGCCAGCTTGAACGGACCCCCGGTCTCCGTGACAGGCTGTTCGTGCCTGCCGAGCGGGACCTGAACACCCGGTCTCTGGCCGCGAGGTTTGCCGCCAAGGAAGCCGTAGCCAAGGTTCTCGGCGCGCCCGCGGGCATGAACTGGCAGGACTGCTGGATCGGCCTGGACCAGCACGGGCCCACCATCCAGGTCAAGGACACCGTGCTCGCGGTGGCCGACGCCAAGGGCGTCAAGCGCTGGCACTTGTCCATGAGCCACGATGGCGGAATCGCCACCGCCACGGTATTGGCCGAAGGCTGA
- the glmS gene encoding glutamine--fructose-6-phosphate transaminase (isomerizing) produces MCGIVGYVGRSAGREDAGHSALDVVLEGLRRLEYRGYDSAGVAVVADGMISSRKKSGKLSNLLAELEARPLPETATGIGHTRWATHGGPTDQNAHPHLSDGGKLALIHNGIIENFAELKSELLAKGVTFASETDTEVAAALLGDIFRNKLNGDVSDGGLTTAMQLACQRLEGAFTLLAVHADQPDVVVAARRNSPLVVGLGEGENFLGSDVSGFIDYTRRAVELGQDQIVTITADTVEITDFYGAPAEGKEYHVDWDPASAEKGGFSSFMAKEINDQPDAVAQTLLGRSDINGKLTLDEIRIDVELLKQVNKIIVLACGTAAYAGTVAKYAIENWCRIPTEVELAHEFRYRDPILDSNTLVVSISQSGETMDTLMAVRYAKEQGAKTLSICNTNGSTIPRESDAVLYTHAGPEIAVASTKAFLAQITAAYLLGLYLAQLRGNIFSGQIKDVLADLNKIPAKIQSILDNSGPLRELARSMKDEKSVLFLGRHVGYPVALEGALKLKEIAYIHAEGFAAGELKHGPIALIDDGQPVFVVVPSPRGRDSLHAKVVSNIQEVRARGARTLVVAEVGDEAVKAYAEHVFYVPETPPLLMPLLTTVPLQIFALELASAKGYDVDQPRNLAKSVTVE; encoded by the coding sequence ATGTGTGGAATCGTGGGATACGTGGGTCGTTCGGCTGGCCGTGAAGATGCCGGTCATAGTGCACTGGATGTTGTCCTCGAAGGATTGCGCCGCCTGGAGTACCGGGGCTATGACTCAGCAGGGGTCGCTGTTGTTGCCGACGGCATGATCTCGTCCCGGAAGAAGTCCGGGAAGCTGAGCAACCTGCTGGCTGAGCTGGAGGCCCGGCCGCTGCCTGAAACGGCCACCGGCATCGGGCACACGCGGTGGGCCACCCACGGCGGTCCCACCGACCAGAACGCCCACCCGCACCTCTCCGACGGCGGCAAGCTCGCGCTAATCCACAACGGCATCATCGAGAACTTCGCCGAGCTGAAGAGCGAGCTGCTGGCCAAGGGCGTCACGTTCGCCTCCGAAACCGACACCGAAGTGGCTGCAGCGCTGCTGGGTGATATCTTCCGCAACAAACTGAACGGCGACGTGAGCGACGGCGGCCTCACCACCGCCATGCAGCTCGCCTGCCAGCGCCTCGAGGGGGCATTCACCCTCCTGGCCGTGCATGCCGACCAGCCCGACGTCGTGGTCGCGGCGCGCCGCAACTCGCCGCTTGTTGTGGGGCTGGGCGAGGGGGAGAACTTCCTGGGCTCGGACGTCTCCGGCTTCATCGACTACACGCGCCGTGCCGTGGAACTGGGCCAGGACCAGATTGTCACCATCACGGCTGACACCGTGGAAATCACCGACTTCTATGGTGCCCCTGCCGAGGGCAAGGAATACCACGTGGACTGGGACCCTGCCTCTGCGGAAAAGGGCGGGTTCAGCTCTTTCATGGCAAAGGAGATCAACGACCAGCCCGACGCCGTGGCGCAGACCCTCCTGGGCCGCTCGGACATCAACGGCAAGCTGACCCTCGACGAAATCCGCATCGACGTCGAGCTGCTGAAACAGGTCAACAAGATCATCGTCCTGGCCTGCGGCACGGCAGCCTATGCGGGCACCGTGGCCAAGTACGCCATCGAGAACTGGTGCCGGATCCCCACGGAAGTGGAGCTCGCACATGAGTTCCGCTACCGCGACCCCATTCTCGACAGCAATACCTTGGTGGTCTCCATCAGCCAGTCCGGGGAAACCATGGACACGCTGATGGCCGTGCGCTACGCCAAGGAGCAGGGCGCCAAAACCCTGTCCATCTGCAACACCAACGGCTCCACCATTCCGCGCGAGTCGGACGCCGTGCTGTACACGCACGCCGGCCCGGAAATCGCGGTGGCCTCCACCAAGGCCTTCCTCGCCCAGATCACCGCCGCCTACCTGCTGGGCCTGTACCTTGCCCAGCTGCGCGGCAACATCTTCTCCGGCCAAATCAAGGACGTCCTCGCGGACCTGAACAAGATCCCGGCGAAGATCCAGAGCATCCTGGACAACTCCGGTCCCCTCCGCGAGCTGGCCCGCAGCATGAAGGACGAGAAATCAGTCCTCTTCCTGGGCCGCCACGTGGGTTACCCGGTGGCCCTGGAAGGCGCCCTGAAGCTCAAGGAAATCGCCTACATCCACGCTGAAGGCTTCGCCGCCGGCGAGCTGAAACACGGGCCCATCGCCCTGATCGATGACGGCCAGCCGGTGTTCGTGGTGGTCCCGTCGCCTCGCGGCCGGGATTCGCTGCACGCCAAGGTGGTCAGCAACATCCAGGAGGTCCGCGCCCGTGGCGCCCGGACCCTGGTTGTCGCCGAAGTGGGTGACGAGGCCGTGAAGGCCTACGCCGAGCACGTTTTCTACGTGCCGGAGACTCCTCCGCTGCTGATGCCCTTGCTGACTACGGTGCCGCTGCAGATTTTCGCCCTGGAACTTGCCTCGGCCAAGGGCTACGACGTGGACCAGCCTCGCAACCTGGCCAAGAGCGTGACCGTAGAATAG